The Engystomops pustulosus chromosome 3, aEngPut4.maternal, whole genome shotgun sequence region acCACTGCTTCTGGAGTGAGAAATTAATAGTAGTCATTGGGCAGGGCTCAGAAGcgcctgtgtggtcactgcttaaACTAAATATAATGGGAaaacaaaatgtatttatatctatttatctctctctagatctatctatctctctgcaTTTCTCTCTCTGACTATTTCTGTCTCTTCctgtctgcctgtctctctctatgTTTCCCTCACTCTGTCTGTATCTTAGTCTCTGTGTTTCTCTCTGTCTATCCATCCTTTCTGTCAGTCTCTCTGtcttcctgtcactctgtctgtctttctctgcctgtctgtctttctctgcctgtctgtctttctctgtctgtcACTATCAGTCTGtttccctctgtctctctctgtctgtttatctctctgtatatctttctctgcctgtctctgtgtctgtctgtctcactgtttgtctgtctgtgtctgactgtctctctctgtctgcctATCTGTCCATCTTtctgtctccctctgtctgttatctctgtctgtctgtctctttgtACGCACGTCTCTCCatttgtctgtctctctctcagtcTGTTTCTCTCCGtttctctctttctctatccatgttacctcacacataagtgtcttatactcgtggcctatagtaaccaataaaagctcagagctcatattgatGACCTGTTGCAAAATAGAAGCTAAGCTGTGACCGGTTGGTATTTAACACAGCagcagacattggggctcatttactaggggcctaagcattgcactttcgtcgggtttcccgaatatttgtcttttgccctgaattgccccgggtttttgacgcacgcgatcggattgtggcgcatcggcgccggcttgcatgtgacggaaatcgtgggggattgttgtcggacaacccaacggattcggacaaaccgcggaattttaaaaaggaaatgtgtcgcaagatcaagcgctTTCAttcactgggaagaagcaggtgaactccgggtgacctcggcacagaagcgacacatgctggatatcgtgcgcacgatcctagtgaatcgtgaatcgtgccggacctgAATACTCGTTGGATAACGCACTGCAGGATCACGATGGGatgggtaagaaaatctgccccaatgactcttgtacatggtggttaataagtgtaattTGGAATGTGTGTTGTGAAAATCTCTCAAAACAGGGTCTATGGCGTTCCCTGCGTCACAGAGAGTGGCtgagcaaaatttggtgattgtagagacgacggtgcagattccttcagcggacatacatacacacatatgcatagacacatacacacatatgcatagacacacagacacatacgcacacacacacatacatacacacatacatatatacatacatacatacatacatacacacatacatagacacacacacatacatacacacatacatatatacatacatatgcacatacgcacagacacacacacatacatacacacagatacatacatacacacagacacacaaatacatactctagggcagtgatggagaaccttttagagacagagtgcctggactacaaccaaaattcatttatttactgttaagtgccaacatggcattttaagcagtaacttactgctacctgttcttccttatctttcaactgtattggccgcctgaggccaccaatacagttgaaagaaggagggcaaattcaggctTTCggtatagcttctctccaagttgcctgggacagcaggaagatttgatagatttggtcctgtttggtgaactctgtcctggggtgatggtctgagtgcccacagaaagggctctgagtgccacctctggcacccgtgccataggttcgccaccactgctctagaggttCAGCTTTGGATTTTGCAGGAGACACTTTGATCAAATATTAGCTATTACATTATTAAGAGAGTCATGACTACATAAGACTTacctgtagtctgttaccatggagactatttccaatgtttctttttttgtgtgtctCAGATTTAATGAAGTGATACAAAATTATCATAGGTTATAAAGATAAGGGACATTAATGACTTTGTATATTCACAATATTCTAGGCTAAAGTCCCGACAGCAGCTTTGTCTTGTGAGCTCCCAGAGAACCAGGAAACCATTCTGGATACTCACAATAGATATAGAAGCCAAGCAGATCCACCCGCATGTAACATGCTGAAGCTGGTAAGTAGAAGGACGTGTGAGTAAGTTTGTTTTTAtactttgtatatgaaatgtctgaacCTATTTCTTCGATAACGTCCCGGTTGTAAAAATCACGCTCAATCAGATGTCCTTGTTGTAAGTCCAGTGAGCTGTGCCAACTACATGGGAACATTTATCATACCCTGGCACTAAATGCTTCCCTCGTATGATGGTGCCCCCGACACTCGCCAGAGCCGCCGGGTAGatctggtgagtcctgggggcgaAGTAAATCATATGCTGGTGTGCCATTTTATGATACACCTTCCCCCTCCATAATCTACTGTGTCTTTTTTGATGTTGTCTGAGTTGCGTTTCTaagtgtgaacgcggccttagcTCCAGCACTCCCCTATCTTTTTTGATGTTGTCAACAACAAGCCATATGCCATGCTCCTTCTCCTCACTTCCCCTAAAACAACTCACCTCTGCAGTGTCATCAGAAAAATTCTAAATAATGGAGTTTGGGGAGTTATGCTTAATGGCAGCAGTTTATATGCTGAACAGGAACAGTGCAAGAACCATACCCCGGAGGGCACTGCCAACACTGCCGACTAGCTCAGAAGAGGAGCTTCCAGATCAGAACAGGTGGCTCAGGTCTCTTGATAAATTTGATGGGCAGTTGCAATGCGCTACACCAGCGGGGCACTTCCatcccaggtctgacctggcatagaattgcaacCTAGACTGCACCTGAATGGACACAGGCTATAGGAAGTGCACAGGCACAGGGAACAAATGCCCTGCACCGGCCCACTCAGTCACCAGACACGCCCCCCGTCACACCCCACCTGCCCGCTAGTCTTTCAGCCCACTGGACAACCCTTACAGgccgtccccaggttacatacaagatagggtgcatgtgtttgttcttaaattgaatttgtatgtaagttgaaactgtatattttatcattgtagttctagacaattttttttttttttggccccagtgacaattggagtttcaaatttttttgctgtaatgggaccaaggattatcaataaagcttcattacagacaccttacagctgatcattgcaatctaggaCAATAGTAACTtacagagaacttcaccagaggtcacagggggcagagagctccgtcttttactaggggtcgtctgtaagtcaggtgcccttaagtaggggactgcctgtattgttctTTTTTAACTAGCACAATGACCCAGGTTTATTATTGTGCCAGCACCATTTTTTTGTCTACATTTGCACCATAAAAAGTCTCTTTGGAGCTTGAACATGTATTAATGAAGTGTTTTGTTTCGCGGCTTGACTTTGtccgacactttagaaaactgtgcatcTAAAGGGGCGTGATGCTGCTTAGTCGCAGTTTGTGCCACAACTCTGTTGCAACtacatgaagcaaagtgcaccaaaacaaaTGGTGCAACTGTGctacatcctgaaaacagaccagatttactGACGGTGCGTCCACACGTGGCActaacacatgtgttttcaaacacatcactacagccgagaagaggagatttccctaattacattgctgtcaacactggagcttatatactaagggtcagcggccacactttcatcagattttctGACGTTGtgccacacgcaatcggattttgggaaGCTGCGTtgattttcatgcaacagaaatagggggaaGGGGTGGCGTTCCGTCGGACAATCGAGTGATTcgcactgagcgcgggatttaactttcaaattgtgtcgcaatatcaagaccttacatgcaccagatagaagaaggtgaactccagggacctgagcagggaagcgacacatgcaagataatGGGCACGCGATCATAGTGAATCGcatcaggatgggtaagtaaatgtgccccattgtgtttacaaagcACATGTAGTATTGCATTTGTCAACGCTATGTTTACACACGAGTTTTGTAAacccaatgttgacagcaatgtgatTCGATAAATCTCCATTCCTCAGATGTTGTGATGCgttttaaaactttgcaaaattcCCCAGACATTTTTGGACGTCTTCCAATACTAAGGTATTGGAATTTGAGGAACCATTTGGCTCATCTGCCCTTTACTCCTCACATGGGGCGCCCCCTTATTAAAAATATGTTTTGCTCGTTAGCCCTTGACCTGTCTCGGTTTCCCTCATTCACGCTGATGATCTTCTTGAGTCCATCCCACGCACCCTTCATCTGCATTCTCCATTTTACTCTCCATCTTTTTCTGATCTGGAGGGCTTCATTCCCTTCCCAAATCTTATCCCTAACTTCACGCTGCACGGCCCGATATTCATCAATATTTTTACTTGAAAAGGTCTTTTATATTTGAGAGGTTCTGGAGTAAACCACAACTTTTTGCTCGGGAATATTTTAATCTGTTTAGTTGGTACAATGTTACTGGTGGTGGAGGATAAATGTAGGTAAGATGCCACCAGTCTACAGCCCCATCTAGGTTCTGCTCAATCCCTCcacatcccagtctgtgatgtaGAAAAACAGTAGTAGCTTCTCGTTGGCCTCCTGATTTTTGATATGAATGGTCCAATGGTCCGACCTGCCCAACTGCAGCAGATCCACAGACATGTAGGTCCCTGCTACATTTACATTGGCTAAATCCAGTAACTCATCTCCCCTGGTCAGACAGTTTACCACCGTCCAACATTTGGAAAGGGGATCAATGGGTTTGCCTGATTAAAATTCCCAGTTATGATAAATAATGCATCGGGATATCTAGTCTGCAGCTCTCCCACCAGATCCTGCAGTCCATCACTTGCCTCTTGAAGATAAGCTGGGGGTTGGGAGATAAACCTTTTCATTTCATGTATATAAAGTTTCTCATTATAGGTTTGGAATCGAGAAGCTGCAGAAAAAGCTCTACTATGGGCCAAGCAATGCCAAGGAGGTCACAGTCCTCAGAGTATGAAACAGATAACCGGTAAGTCGGTCACATGTTTAGGTCCTGGGATGGTGGATACTTCATGGTTGCCCTATAGATCCatagatacataggggcagatgtacttacccggcccattcgcgatccagcggcgcgttctctgcactggattcgggtccggccgggatttattaaggtagttcctccgccgtccaccaggtggcgctgctgcgctgaagagcatcggaacgcactggaatacaccgagccgggctgagtgaaggtaagtgcaattttcgctacccatttttttttataaatgcggcgttttttccgaatccgtcgggttttccttcggccaacccccccccccttgatttccgtcgcgtgcatgcccgcgccgatgcaccacaatctgatcgcgtgcgccaaaatcccggggcaattcaggtgaaatcctcgcaaatcggaaatattcgggtaacacgtcgggaaaacgcgaatcgggcccttagtaaatgacccccatagtctacaGCTTCCCCTCTTCACTATAGAGGGATGTCCCATCACATTATTATATGATACAACATTCTCAGTATTTTGGGCATTTAACGTTCATCTTTTCTTTGTAGATTTTAAATGCGGTGAAAATGTATTTCAAAGTGCATTCAGAGTCTCCTGGGGGACGGTAGTTGACTCCTGGTTCAGTGAAAAAATCGATTTTAGGTATGGAATAGGCGCTATTGTAAAGAGGGAGATTGGCCACTTTACCCAGGTAAGTGCCCACCATTATACTCCCACAACCCTTAACTGCAAAAGTTTGTTGGGGTCTCTCTAGATGACACTTGCAGTGCATAGACTTCCTCTGGACAGCTCTGGAAATACTGCCCCTTTAACACTTCTGAATGCTCAGTGACCCCATGATATCATCATTCAGGATCTTAACTATGGGACCCTACTAACCTTTACCTTCAgcgtatatacagacccctaatgGATTTATTGAGTGCATCCTCTTAATGAATGTAGGAAGAGTGTCCCCTTTACATATttagatacagtgcccccatcatTAATCTTGATACATTGGCCCCTCATTTAATTAGACACAGCACCATCTTACAGAAGTCAGATAACTAATTAAGATATGATAACCCCCTCAATAATTATGACACGGTGCCCCTGTTAAGGAATTCATATACAGCATCCGGTGAACCCCTGATCGTGAACCTAGATCCAATGTTTACATCATACATTTAGATACAGAAACTCCCAATAAATTTAGATGTTGTGCTGATTTTGTGTGGGGGGACCAGGGCAGAGGTGCAAAAAAAGAAAGTGTAACCCCCCACACCTCTCTCACTTCTGTTCCTGCATTGCATCGGAAGTCTTCAGCAGTAGGGGTCCCTACTATTATTATCTACTACATGCTCCAATGGTCTCCATTATGAatgtttgctctgggggtctacactattatacatctcctccaggGATCTTCACTATaataggtctgctctggaggtctccattaTTGTACATCTGGTCTGGGGGGTCTCTACTACTAGTTTCTATTTTgaggtctccactattatatatATGGCTGCTCTCGGGGGTCTACTGAATTATATGTctcctctggggggtctccagtattatacatctgctctgcgtggggtctccagtattgtaggTCCGCAATgcaggggtctccagtactatagtctgctccaggggtctccgatattataggtctgctctggggttcacCAGTATAATACATCTTTTCTGGGATTCTGCTGTACTacagatctgctctggggtctccaggattatatatctgctccgggggtctccagtattatacatctgttccaggggtctccagtattatacatctgctctggggtctccagtattatacatctgctccatggtctccagtattatacctctgctccgggggtctccggtattatacatctgctctggggtttccagtattatacatcttctccggggtctccagtattatacatcttctCCAGGttatccagtattatacctctgctccggggtctccagtattatacatctgctccggggtctccagtattatacctctgctccgggggtctccagtattattatcatcTGGTTTCTGCACTGCATTTGTAGTCTacactggggtctgtattagttattgtacagaagcagtatttggtttctggggtggcacttgtgctgtactgtggtttttggtgcatctagggttctGGTTATGAGTGCGGCCGCTTGAAGTTCAGCGTTATGATAGAGCTGCCCCCTGACCAATAGcggttgtgcacccctgctctAAATACTTGTAATGTGAACAGTGTTCTCGGAAGTTCTAGGATCCAGTGTGCTGTTATGGGTGTGTAAAGACGGTTCAAGGGTTCCTGCTGTTGGAGTGCTCGAAAGTAGACTGATGCATACCATGTCATATCTCACATATTATCATAATTTTGGTGAAAAATTCTATTTATTATCAAAAGTTTAAAACAGGCTTTTCAATTTCCCATTAAACTCCATATAAAGTCTCCTGACTCCTGTTTTGCTCTGGTTGATACCACACTGGGCCAACCTAGATCCTTTACAGCCAAGTCCAACCACCAAAGGATTACCTTAGACTTGGTTTCTAAGTCTGGTGTTGGATTATAATAATAGCTTCTTTTGGGTGTTCTTCTAATGATAATTAAATAatgcaatttttatattttttaaggggatgtGGGCGACTTCTGGTTATATGGGCTGTGGCGTGGCTGAGTGTCCTAATAGCCCGAATAAATTTATCTATGTGTGTCACTACTGTCCGGCGTAAGTATCACATCTTCATATCCAGGCTTCTTCTCAACCTGAGCTAAGAGTCAGTCTACTTACCTTAGGCCTCAGGCACACGACCAGATATTTTGGCCACCAGCTGGCAGCACAAACATCAGCCAACTAATGCCCCCCATAGACTCCTATTGTGTacagtcacggtgcggtgagacacGGTGCATGTACTATGCCAAGCAATTATAGTGCACGTCCAATTCCTGTCCCGATTCCAGCTTTGGTCGCTGATTTCTAATGGATACCAATGTCCACTTGGCTGAAACGGGCCTGTTTGTTGGCCGTCATGCTCACTcgatcatgtgcatgaggcctatgaCTGTACCTATACATAGCCAAGAGCCAAGAGTAACTTACCAACAAGAATCCCGCCTCTAACTAGGActtaatttcctttaaaggggaaacAGTGGATCCAGAGCATTTCCATGGAAAAAAGGGACCTCGTGTAGCGACTGCTCGAAATCATGCGAGACCAACCTCTGCAGTAAGTTCTTGATCATATCAGTATAACATGACCCCATAACGTTACCAAATAGAGTAGCCTTCCTCCACGTAACAATAGATCTAGGGATTTATTATGACATATCCGGAGTCAGGATTATTGACTACAACACGGGATCAGCTCTGTAGGATCTCTGGTTGGACTCAATGGACCTCATCTGTATTCAACTATATCCTCATATAATAGTCTATCAGGGCTGAAGCCAAAGGCCAATGGGTTTGGGGGCAAGAGCTCAACATGGACCCCACTTTAGCTGCATCCTGCATCCCCAACACTAATAAATTACATTCTATAAGATGGTGTGACCTCCCTAATTAATTATATAATTTAATGTGCccccaattaatattttacatagtATCCATGTAGAAAATGTGATGTATTGTGTCCTTCAAGATTGtatttatacatagtgtcctaataaTTAATTTAACTAATACATTTTTTGGTCCCTTCATCAATGAATTATAGATCTAGTGCCCCCCAATCAATCATGTACGTATATGCCCCccatttactttttacttttaccTACTTAGAGTGgcaccttttttttaatatatacaagagctcataataaaaattaaaataaactcACAGCCAGTGCTTCAGCTACTTCTAACCTCAGCTTTTTAGGCCTATTAGCTGCATGACTGAAGAAGGATCCAGTAGGTCGGGGGAATACAACATCCTGCTGAGAGAGCACTTCAGCTAGAGAAAGGCTCCCCGCCATgttactttcagtatcaattgcATCTGCGTATTAAAGATGCATAGAAAATTAACTGTAATAGTCCACGAGTGACCGGTTCTGGCCTCATCAGCAAgtattaacccttacaggactctcCCTTTTTCGTTattttgcgtttctgttttttattcCCCTCACTCCAAAAgcgataactttttaatttttacatttacagagatgtgtaaGTGCTTTTTATCAGTGGGAGAAATTTTACTTTTTGGTGGTgcaattaatattccatgcaatgtactggaaagctggaaaaaaatttcaagtcCAGAGAAATTAGCAACAAAACACATTGGACCCTGTTTTTACGAGTTTCCTTCAATGCTCCAAATGATACCTCCGCTTTATTCTTTCTGTCGATACGATCACAGGGAGTCCACATTTATATAGGATTTGTCCGTTTTTTTGTAGATTTAAAAATATTGAAatcttttgcacaaaaaaaatattagcCTTTTattccaaattctgaggccaaacctttttcagactttggtgtaaggacctatgtaaggtgtcatttttttgcgggatgtgttggtgttttaatttatatcaatttgggacctatatggctGTTTGATCATTTTAATTCAAATATTCACAGgtagaaaaatggcaaaaaagtggcaatttggatATTTGGCGCTCTTTTCCGTTACGGTGTCCTCATCCGGGAATATGGGCTTTTCAGGATGTagcgatacctaacatatttatgatttaaacttgtttaaatttttttaaataatttttaaaaaaattactattatttcagtccctctagggtactttaaccctggagggtctgacTGCTCATACTATTAAtcgcaatacttctgtattgtagtagatagcaattttactgatgatctctGATAGCCAGCCAATGGCAGTCTCTGTGAGACTGTATGCTGCCATGACAACCAAACGCCAccctccgatgacatcacgggaggGGTTAGGTCGATTAGCCATTCAAGATGCTGGCGCCCATCAGCAGAGATGTTAGATGCCATGGTTGCGTTGTAGCACAGCACTTAAAAGGTTAACTGCCTATTTGGTGCCAGCTCCAATCATGGCAGTAAcatgtgggtgtcagctgtattatacagctgacacctggtgtgtatggagagagaGCAGCTCTTGAACTCTCTCCGTACACCCACTACAGCACTAGGATGTAATAGTACTTCCTGGTGCGCGAAGGGGTCAAAGGATCACCAGCAGGATGAAGacttataaaccaagcacacttacatgcagatgtgtgtcgcctctggcaggatccactctagcTCCCTATgttcttatgcaaatgagcttgaggggctacgGATTCAATTAGTAACTATGGATCCCGGAGACCCTCCAGGGCTGAAAGAAGTACATGTAAGTGCACTTAGTtaacaatccttgattctggtggtagatgatcTTTAAGGGCGACTGTTGGACATAGACTAGAAACTGAAGTGACTGCAGTGGATattaaatgttggggggggggggggcatgacgaCGTCCACAAAACCCATTAGGGAGATATTATATTATCATGTGGAGACTCATCATTACCTTCTTACTTTCCTTTATAGCCAATCGTTGTCCATATCAGAATAATTATGGAAACTGCCGAGATTTCATCAGTAGTTGTCCACTGGATCCATCTATGAAGTCAAAGTGTCCCGCCGCCTGCCAGTGCACAAATGGGGAGATCTATTAATGGCTGCTCCATCCGAGTCCACTGCACCCCCCCGGAGCTCCAGCTGATCGCGCTTGTATATTAATTTATATGTGACATTGAATTGTTATTTAACATTTTACTATATTAATATTAACCCTTAAGATGTAATCAATATCTTTCTACCAGAgtgaaataaaaatcatttgtgATCATTTATGATACTTTGTTTAAAATTTTGGAAGCCTCATGTATGACTAGAGCTGTTTTACTACGTTCTGGCatctatgagatagatatatatgggtCATCCCATGGAGTCCTATCCCATATCACATCCAAGCAATGGCATCTCCGGGGGCTCAAGTCAGTACATCTCGCTGCTTTTACTATGTAATATAATGCAAtgaagtacagacagtccccggggaATGTACAAGATAggctttgtaggtttgttcttaagttgaatttgtatgtaagtctgaactgtatattttataattgtagatccagacaaaaaatttttggtctctgtgacaattggattttaaaaatgttgaattatcataagaaccaggattaacagtaaatcttcattacagacaccggtgataactgttatagctgattattgtagtctaaggataatgtagaataaattaccaacatccagaggtccttttgtaactaggggttgtctgtaagtctatAAGTTACAGActacggggctcatttacttacctggtccatttgcgatcccgaGGCGCGTTTTCCAACGTTGATTCGGAgttggccgggattcactaaggtagtgcgcccaatatccactaggtgtcgctgctgcgccgaggtccggcaGAGTTCAGCATCCTTTTCCTAgtacatgtaagtgcgtgtcaagcgacacatatttttattaaaataccacactttttccaaatccgtcgggttctccgacggccacgcccccaatttccttcACATGCaacccagcgccgatgcgacacaatctgatcgtgtgtgccgaaaacccggggcaattcggcgcaaaacagcgcaaaccggtaattttcgggaaacccaactaAAATGAGCGattaggcccttagtaaatgagccccaataagtctccaagttcttaagtagaggactgtcTGTATAATACGACATAATACATTGCtaatacagtaatatacagtaatatactacAGCATAATAGAATATTCTGTAATACAATACAGGATAACACagcaatatacaatactgtggtgcaatataatataatacattaaTGACTTACTGCAGTGTACTACAGTATCGTTACATAATAGAAAGCAGTAGTAACGGTCTGTATAAGAAAGCGGACCTTAGTGTTTGTATGATGCAGCCGCAATGTTGGCGCCTCTGAttgtccatgtggtgggagaaGATAAGCTCCGACTCGGGAGTTTTATCTCCTTAGAAGGTTCAGGAGCTGCCGACATCAGCAGGTCACTGCACACACCACCGTCACACACTGGTGTGATACTAGGCAAGACTGAAAAACTACCATACAGAGCAGGACAAGTGGGTGTATTccccgacagcaagcagaggtctaggaaATGATGAGCAACTGAAACACAAAGACAGTTTTAGAAGGTGGCGATACAATGTATAGTATTACAACATCCTTTCTATGCACTTTATATGGCACAAACTGCAACAACCTGAAGGACCTGCAATACCAATAACCCAAAAATAAAACCACCTTAGAGTAAGACACTGGAAGGAAATCTAACACCTAaactatgataaaccagggacattactcatagatccaggaaacaTGACTgtggttatattcttatatttgttatccatggcctccttccttctaaagtcaacttttataattatgctaatgagccagaaaggctctaggGGTGTTTTCAAAACGAGCTTCACCAGCTTGTACaaggttaccacagtcccggtgcctggatctataggtAAGTGCCCCggggtttataatgatggattttgatagtagattttctatAAAATAGTGGTTTTATTGTGGGGTGCTTGGTATTGTAGGTTTTTTATATAAAGtgcataaaaaggatatagtaataATACTGATTGTGTAGTCATATTCCTCCTCCTACTATATGCTGAAGCCTCTTGCAGTGAGACAACATGGGacaacagagggagggggaggtgctgagggagcagggggaggggagacaataaaacagcctgtgaagaggCTCTGGTTACGCCCctcctggttcattagcataattttagaagtagaTTTTATAAGGGAGGAGGCAACGGATAACAAATGCTGAATTTTCTTGGTAAATTTCCTTGAATACGTTTTCCATATCagattttcttacttttttttttttatctcttttaacaacatcagtttttatttttttttgcacattagaTTTTGCACTCATAACTTTCTTTTCTTTCGTTCTGCCTTTTGGCCAGAAGAAAGCATCAGACATGTTGGATttcatcgggggtcatttactaagggcccgaatcactcttttttgtcgggtttcctgaaaataACCGGTTTGCGACGAATTTCCCCGGGTCcatggcgcacgcaatcggattgtggcgcataggcgccggaatgcatgcaatggaaatcgggggcgtggccatcggaaaacccgacggattcggaaaaaacgcggtatttttttttaaaaaaatgtgccgcttgacacgtgcttacccgcacccaggataggatggtgaactcagcgcagcagcgacacctggtggacattgggt contains the following coding sequences:
- the LOC140120723 gene encoding serotriflin-like, with amino-acid sequence MKLDFSKLLSLMLIQGGIVVIFSMPNNEKTHVIPSSEDNHIPYVRGPVKAILPSPDNVKKRRSLRKRETGRAVDISSEEVERMAKVPTAALSCELPENQETILDTHNRYRSQADPPACNMLKLVWNREAAEKALLWAKQCQGGHSPQSMKQITDFKCGENVFQSAFRVSWGTVVDSWFSEKIDFRYGIGAIVKREIGHFTQGMWATSGYMGCGVAECPNSPNKFIYVCHYCPAGNSGSRAFPWKKGTSCSDCSKSCETNLCTNRCPYQNNYGNCRDFISSCPLDPSMKSKCPAACQCTNGEIY